A region from the Lolium perenne isolate Kyuss_39 chromosome 4, Kyuss_2.0, whole genome shotgun sequence genome encodes:
- the LOC127295756 gene encoding probable leucine-rich repeat receptor-like protein kinase IMK3, whose amino-acid sequence MRGSKRCSVGSRGGGGGVLALSLLLVLLLQHAAAPAHGQSPSSSDGVPIAQADLQALRAIGQALAAPRGLLRGWNGTGLDACSGAWAGVKCARGRVVALQLPFKGLAGTLSDRVGQLTALRKLSLHDNALGGRVPAAVGLLRDLRGLYLFNNRFSGAVPPQLGGCALLQTLDLSGNALSGAIPPALANITRLYRLSLAYNNLSGAIPASLTSLHFLESLSLNNNNLSGEIPATIGNLSSLQFLDLSDNLLAGTFPVSLCNVTSLQEINLDGNRIGGHVPDAIDGLKNLTKLSLGRNLLDGEIPATVGNLTRLSSLDVSENNLTGGIPESLSSLANNLGALNVSYNSLSGPVPVALSSKFNSSSFVGNLQLCGFNGSAICTSASSPAAMAPPPPLPAKTRKISKKELVIAVAGILFLFSLLFCCVLIFWRKDKKDSASDKKKGAKDLASKEVGKPGGGGGKGSEAGGDGGGKLVHFDGPLSFTADDLLCATAEILGKSTYGTVYKATMEDGSYVAVKRLREKIAKSSKEFETEVNALGKLRHPNLLSLRAYYHGPKGEKLLVFDFMTKGNLASFLHARTPESPPVSWPTRMNIAVGIARGLHHLHADATMVHGNLTSNNILLDEDTNAKIADCGLPRLMSAAANNNVVATAGALGYRAPELSKLKKANTKTDIYSLGMIMLELLTGKSPGDTTNGLDLPQWVASVVEEEWTNEVFDLELMKDAAAGSETGEELVKTLKLALHCVDPSPVTRPEAQQVLRQLEQIKPSMAVSASSSFTGEASHTTATGTTITDDTKSTTGTE is encoded by the exons ATGAGGGGCAGCAAACGATGCAGCGTCGGGtcaagaggcggcggcggcggcgtcctcgCGCTATCACTGCTGCTCGTGCTTCTGCTCCAGCACGCGGCGGCGCCGGCTCACGGACAGTCGCCGTCCTCCTCCGACGGCGTGCCGATCGCGCAGGCGGACCTGCAGGCCCTGCGGGCGATCGGGCAGGCGCTGGCGGCCCCGCGCGGGCTCCTGCGCGGCTGGAACGGGACGGGCCTCGACGCCTGCTCCGGCGCCTGGGCGGGCGTCAAGTGCGCGCGCGGCAGGGTCGTGGCCCTCCAGCTGCCCTTCAAGGGCCTCGCGGGCACGCTCTCCGACAGGGTCGGCCAGCTCACCGCGCTGCGCAAGCTCTCCCTCCACGACAACGCGCTCGGCGGGCGCGTCCCCGCCGCCGTCGGCCTCCTCCGCGACCTCCGGGGGCTCTACCTCTTCAACAACCGCTTCTCCGGCGCCGTGCCGCCCCAGCTCGGCGGGTGCGCGCTCCTGCAGACGCTGGACCTCAGCGGCAACGCGCTCTCCGGCGCCATCCCTCCCGCGCTCGCCAACATTACCAGGCTCTACAGGCTCAGCCTCGCCTACAACAACCTCTCAGGCGCCATCCCAGCCAGTCTTACTTCTCTACATTTCCTTGAATCCCTCAGCCTCAACAATAACAATCTCAGCGGCGAGATCCCGGCCACCATTGGGAACCTCTCGAGCCTCCAGTTCCTAGACCTTTCTGACAACCTGTTAGCCGGTACCTTCCCCGTCTCCCTCTGCAACGTTACCTCCTTACAAGAGATCAACCTCGACGGCAACCGCATCGGAGGCCACGTTCCTGACGCCATCGACGGGCTCAAGAACCTCACCAAACTGTCCCTTGGAAGAAACCTCCTCGACGGGGAGATTCCGGCGACGGTCGGCAACCTCACAAGGCTGTCGTCCCTCGACGTCTCCGAGAACAACCTCACCGGAGGGATTCCAGAGTCCCTGAGCAGCCTTGCTAACAACCTCGGCGCTCTCAACGTGTCCTACAACAGCCTCTCGGGCCCCGTTCCCGTGGCTCTTTCCAGCAAGTTCAACTCCAGCTCCTTCGTGGGGAACCTTCAGCTCTGCGGGTTCAATGGCTCGGCCATTTGCACTTctgcgtcgtctccggcggccatggcgcctcctcctccactcccTGCCAAGACCAGGAAGATCAGCAAGAAGGAGCTCGTCATTGCGGTCGCAGGCATTCTCTTCCTCTTCTCGCTGCTCTTCTGCTGCGTGCTCATCTTCTGGAGGAAAGATAAGAAGGACAGCGCGTCGGATAAGAAGAAGGGCGCCAAGGATTTGGCATCCAAGGAGGTCGGGAAGCCAGGCGGTGGAGGCGGTAAGGGGAGCGAAgccggcggtgacggtggcggcaaGCTGGTCCACTTTGATGGGCCGCTCTCGTTCACGGCCGACGACCTGCTGTGTGCCACCGCGGAGATCCTGGGGAAGAGCACGTATGGCACGGTGTACAAGGCGACCATGGAGGACGGCAGCTATGTCGCCGTGAAGCGGCTCCGGGAGAAGATTGCTAAGAGCAGCAAGGAGTTCGAGACCGAGGTGAACGCGCTCGGGAAGCTCCGGCACCCCAACCTGCTCTCTCTCAGGGCCTACTACCATGGGCCCAAGGGCGAGAAGCTCCTCGTGTTCGACTTCATGACCAAGGGCAACCTTGCGTCTTTCCTCCATG CTCGCACACCGGAGAGCCCACCAGTGAGCTGGCCGACCAGGATGAACATCGCCGTGGGCATTGCGCGGGGGCTGCACCACCTGCACGCCGACGCGACCATGGTGCACGGCAACCTGACGAGCAACAACATCCTCCTGGACGAGGACACCAACGCCAAGATCGCAGACTGCGGCCTGCCGCGCCTCATGAGTGCCGCGGCTAACAACAACGTGGTTGCCACGGCTGGTGCTCTCGGGTACCGGGCGCCAGAGCTCTCCAAGCTGAAGAAGGCCAACACCAAGACGGACATCTACAGCCTGGGCATGATCATGCTCGAGCTCCTCACCGGCAAGTCGCCGGGGGACACCACCAACGGGCTCGACCTGCCGCAGTGGGTGGCCTCCGTCGTCGAGGAGGAGTGGACCAACGAGGTGTTCGACCTTGAGCTCATGAAGGACGCGGCCGCGGGATCCGAGACCGGCGAGGAGCTTGTGAAGACGCTGAAACTCGCGTTGCATTGCGTCGATCCTTCGCCGGTGACACGGCCCGAGGCGCAGCAGGTGCTGCGGCAGCTCGAGCAGATCAAGCCCTCGATGGCGGTCTCTGCCAGCTCCTCCTTCACCGGCGAGGCGAGCCATACTACCGCGACCGGCACTACCATCACTGATGATACAAAATCCACTACCGGCACAGAGTAG
- the LOC127295757 gene encoding pentatricopeptide repeat-containing protein At1g62350 has protein sequence MLSRLLPRRHHRRLLQTLQSAAAACELHQRPCSTAAASSPSLSIWRRKKEMGKEGLMAVGQLKRLAALPPAGGHPRLEQYMLLHVSRLLRTDLLAVLFELLRQDHVLLSMKIYGVVRKEIWYRPDMYLYRDMLHMLARNKKIDETRQVWADLKSEDVLFDQHTYGDIVRVFCDAGLIDLAMEFYEDMRSSPEPPLSLPFRVILKGLIPYPALREKIKREFLELFPDMIVYDPPDSLSDIDEEFRF, from the exons ATGCTCTCCCGTCTcctgccgcgccgccaccaccgtcgcCTCTTACAAACCCTACAATCGGCGGCCGCCGCGTGTGAACTCCACCAGAGGCCGTGCTCTACCGCGGCGGCATCGAGCCCTAGCCTGTCGATATGGCGGCGGAAGAAGGAGATGGGGAAGGAAGGCCTCATGGCGGTGGGGCAGCTCAAGCGGCTGGCGGCGCTGCCTCCCGCCGGAGGCCACCCGCGGCTGGAGCAGTACATGCTATTGCACGTCTCTCGGCTCCTCCGCACCgacctcctcgccgtcctctttgAACTGCTGCGCCAGGACCACGTGCTTCTCTCCATGAAG ATATACGGCGTTGTGCGGAAAGAGATCTGGTATCGACCCGATATGTACTTGTACCGAGACATGCTGCATATGCTAGCTAGGAACAAGAAGATCGACGAGACAAGGCAGGTGTGGGCAGATCTGAAGTCTGAAGATGTGCTATTTGATCAGCACACCTATGGCGACATCGTAAGAGTGTTCTGCGACGCTGGCCTGATAGATCTGGCGATGGAGTTTTACGAAGACATGAGGAGCTCCCCTGAGCCGCCCCTCTCCTTGCCGTTCCGGGTTATACTGAAAGGCCTGATCCCATATCCGGCGCTGAGGGAGAAGATAAAACGAGAGTTTCTGGAGCTTTTCCCTGATATGATTGTGTATGATCCCCCAGATAGCTTATCTGATATAGATGAGGAATTCAGATTTTGA